A single Sander lucioperca isolate FBNREF2018 chromosome 24, SLUC_FBN_1.2, whole genome shotgun sequence DNA region contains:
- the abcb11b gene encoding bile salt export pump, which yields MPTGSVKLQSIKKLGQDNHSYDFSDEEPAGSYTTTTTSKDNDKNQGNDEQPAIRVGFFQLFRFATCKDVLMMVLGSVCAVLHGSAQPLMLLVFGLLTDTFIEYDIELNELSDDRKECVNNTIQWKKNYTEGIGLMTPLNQSDWSFMNNSTWEMLTPLEGRPCGLLDIEYEMTLFAFYYVGIGAAVFLLGYFQISLWVTAAARQIQLVRKLYFSRVMRMEIGWFDCTSVGELNTRMSDDINKINDAIADQVAIFLQRFTTFVCGFCIGFVKGWKLTLVIVAASPMIGVGAGLMALFVAKLTGMELQAYAKAGAVADEVLTSIRTVAAFGGEKKEVQRYDRNLISAQRWGIRKGLIIGFFTGYMWLIIFLCYGLAFWYGSSLVVNTGEYTPGTLLQVFFGVLIAAMNLGQASSCLEAFAAGRGAATLIFETIEREPEIDCLSEAGYKLDRVKGDIEFHNVTFFYPSRPDVKILDQLSVAVKSGETTAFVGPSGAGKSTAIQLIQRFYDPKEGMVTLDGHDIRGLNIQWLRSLIGIVEQEPVLFATTIAENLRYGRPNVSMEDIVSAAKEANAYNFIMDLPQQFDTLVGEGGGQMSGGQKQRIAIARALVRKPRILLLDMATSALDNESEAIVQEALDNVRKGRTTISIAHRLSTIKNADVIVGFEHGRAVEKGKHNELLERKGVYFTLVTLQSQGDKALNEKARQMADNEEEQERLNLSRAGSYRASLRASVRQRSRSQLSNLMPESFAPIAIERGPRDAVSQADKSENAIPEEEIVEPAPVGRILKYNIPEWPYMLFGSFGAAINGGVNPVYSLLFSQILATFSVTDPVAQRKEIDSICLFFVMVGVVSFFTQMLQGYAFSKSGELLTRRLRRLGFHAMLGQEIGWFDDHRNSPGALTTRLATDASQVQGATGSQIGMIVNSLTNIGVAVLMSFYFSWKLTLLILCFLPFIALSGGFQAKMLTGFAKQDKEAMEVAGRISGEALNNIRTIAGLGKEKIFVDMYEAQLDGPYQAALKKAKVYGACYGFAQCVIFLTNSASYRFGGYLVQQEGLHFSLVFRVISAIVTSGTALGKASSYTPDYAKAKISAARFFQLLDRVPQISVYSDTGDKWDNFQGNIEFIDCKFTYPTRPDIQVLNGLNVSVKPGQTLAFVGSSGCGKSTSVQLLERFYDPDHGRVLIDGHDSTGVSVPFLRSKIGIVSQEPILFDCSIEENIKYGDNSREISMNEVISAAKKAQLHDFVMSLPEKYDTNVGAQGSQLSRGQKQRIAIARAIIRDPKILLLDEATSALDTESEKTVQEALDKAREGRTCIVIAHRLSTIQNSDIIAVMSRGFVIEKGPHDQLMALKGAYYKLVTTGAPIS from the exons ATGCCGACCGGATCAGTGAAATTGCAAAGCATTAAAAAACTGGGACAGGATAACCACAGCTATGACTTTTCAGATGAAG AACCAGCTGGCTCCTATAC GACCACGACAACTTCCAAGGATAATGACAA AAATCAGGGAAATGACGAGCAACCGGCGATAAGGGTTGGCTTCTTTCAGCTG TTCCGTTTCGCCACATGCAAGGACGTGCTGATGATGGTATTGGGCAGTGTGTGCGCGGTGCTGCACGGCTCGGCCCAGCCCCTCATGCTGCTGGTGTTCGGCCTGCTCACCGACACCTTCATTGAGTACGACATCGAGCTCAATGAGCTGAGCGACGACAGAAAGGAGTGTGTGAACAACACCATCCAGTGGAAGAAGAACTACACCGAGGGGATCGGCCTGATGACGCCGCTGAACCAGTCGGACTGGAGCTTCATGAACAATTCAACATGGGAGATGCTCACACCGCTGGAGGGCAGGCCGTGTGG GCTCCTTGACATTGAATATGAAATGACCCTATTTGCCTTCTATTATGTTGGAATTGGAGCAGCTGTGTTCCTGCTGGGATACTTTCAG ATCTCCCTGTGGGTGACGGCCGCTGCCAGACAGATTCAGCTCGTCAGGAAGTTGTACTTCAGCAGAGTGATGAGGATGGAGATCGGCTGGTTCGACTGCACCTCTGTAGGGGAGCTCAACACTCGCATGTCAGA TGATATCAACAAGATCAACGATGCCATTGCAGATCAAGTTGCCATTTTCCTGCAGCGCTTCACCACCTTTGTGTGTGGTTTCTGCATTGGCTTTGTGAAAGGgtggaagttaacacttgtcattGTCGCAGCAAGTCCAATGATCGGAGTTGGAGCTGGTCTTATGGCTCTG TTTGTGGCTAAGCTAACAGGGATGGAGCTGCAGGCCTACGCCAAAGCTGGAGCTGTAGCGGATGAGGTCCTCACCTCCATCAGAACTGTGGCTGCTTTCGGTGGGGAGAAAAAAGAAGTGCAAAG GTACGACAGGAACCTGATCTCAGCGCAGCGCTGGGGCATCAGGAAGGGTCTGATCATTGGTTTTTTCACCGGATATATGTGGCTGATCATCTTTCTGTGCTATGGTCTGGCCTTCTGGTATGGCTCCAGCCTGGTGGTGAACACTGGGGAGTACACACCAGGAACCCTACTGCAG GTGTTCTTTGGTGTTTTGATAGCAGCCATGAATTTGGGGCAGGCCTCCTCATGTCTCGAGGCATttgctgcaggccgtggagctgcTACCCTCATATTTGAGACTATTGAGAGG GAACCGGAGATTGATTGTCTATCCGAGGCTGGATATAAGCTTGACAGGGTCAAAGGAGATATTGAGTTTCATAATGTGACCTTCTTCTACCCCTCCAGACCAGACGTCAAG ATCCTGGACCAGCTCAGTGTTGCAGTGAAGTCAGGGGAGACCACAGCCTTTGTTGGTCCGAGTGGAGCCGGGAAGAGTACTGCTATTCAGCTCATCCAGCGCTTCTATGACCCTAAAGAGGGCATG GTGACCCTGGACGGTcatgacatcagagggttgaACATCCAATGGCTGCGCTCGCTGATTGGCATTGTGGAGCAGGAGCCCGTGCTGTTTGCCACCACCATTGCTGAGAATTTGCGCTATGGTCGACCCAACGTCTCCATGGAAGACATCGTCAGTGCTGCGAAGGAGGCCAACGCCTACAACTTCATCATGGACCTGCCACAG CAATTCGACACCTTGGTGGGGGAGGGTGGAGGTCAGATGAGCGGCGGTCAGAAGCAGCGTATTGCCATTGCTCGAGCGCTGGTCAGGAAACCTCGTATCCTGCTGCTGGACATGGCAACCTCTGCCCTTGACAACGAGAGTGAGGCTATAGTTCAAGAAGCTTTGGATAAT GTACGCAAGGGTCGCACCACCATCTCTATCGCTCACCGGCTGTCCACCATAAAGAACGCCGATGTGATTGTTGGCTTCGAGCACGGCCGAGCTGTTGAGAAGGGcaaacacaatgagctgctggAGAGGAAGGGAGTCTACTTCACTCTGGTCACCCTGCAGAGCCAAGGAGACAAGGCTCTGAATGAGAAGGCTCGGCAAA TGGCTGACAATGAAGAAGAGCAAGAGAGGCTAAACCTATCCAGAGCAGGCAGCTACAGGGCCAGTTTGAG AGCCTCTGTCCGCCAGCGGTCCCGATCTCAGCTGTCCAATCTGATGCCAGAATCTTTTGCTCCCATCGCTATAGAGCGTGGCCCCAGAGACGCTGTGTCACAGGCAGATAAAtccgag AATGCCATCCCAGAGGAGGAAATTGTGGAGCCTGCTCCAGTTGGTAGGATCCTGAAGTACAACATACCTGAGTGGCCCTACATGCTTTTTGGATCCTTTGGTGCAGCCATAAATGGAGGGGTCAACCCCGTCTACTCTCTGCTGTTCAGTCAAATCCTGGCG acattCTCAGTAACAGATCCTGTGGCTCAGAGGAAGGAGATTGATAGTATCTGCCTGTTCTTTGTCATGGTTGGCGTGGTCTCTTTCTTCACACAGATGCTGCAG GGATATGCTTTCTCCAAGTCTGGAGAGCTGCTGACACGCAGGTTACGGCGGCTCGGCTTCCACGCCATGCTGGGCCAAGAGATTGGCTGGTTTGATGATCACAGGAACAGTCCCGGAGCTCTGACTACACGTCTGGCGACTGATGCCTCACAAGTTCAAGGA gcCACGGGCTCGCAGATCGGCATGATCGTCAACTCTCTGACCAACATCGGCGTGGCCGTCCTCATGTCCTTCTACTTCAGCTGGAAGCTCACGCTGCTCATCCTGTGCTTCCTGCCGTTCATCGCTCTGTCCGGTGGCTTCCAGGCTAAGATGCTAACGGGGTTCGCCAAGCAGGACAAGGAGGCGATGGAGGTCGCAGGACGG ATTTCTGGTGAGGCACTGAACAACATCCGCACCATCGCAGGTCTGGGGAAAGAGAAGATTTTTGTGGACATGTACGAGGCCCAGCTAGACGGTCCATACCAAGCGGCGCTGAAAAAAGCAAAAGTGTACGGAGCCTGCTATGGTTTCGCCCAGTGTGTCATCTTCTTGACCAACTCCGCCTCCTACAGGTTTGGAGGTTACTTGGTGCAGCAGGAGGGGCTCCATTTCAGCTTGGTGTTCAG GGTCATCTCAGCCATCGTCACCAGTGGCACTGCCCTTGGCAAAGCCTCCTCTTACACACCAGACTACGCCAAGGCCAAGATTTCAGCTGCACGTTTCTTCCAGCTGCTGGACCGTGTTCCTCAGATCAGCGTCTACAGTGATACAGGAGATAAATGG GATAACTTCCAAGGGAACATTGAGTTCATTGACTGTAAGTTCACCTACCCCACCAGGCCAGACATCCAGGTCCTGAATGGGCTGAATGTGTCGGTGAAGCCCGGCCAGACGCTGGCCTTTGTGGGCAGCAGCGGCTGCGGGAAGAGCACCAGTGTTCAGCTGCTGGAGAGGTTTTATGATCCTGACCACGGCAGAGTG CTGATTGATGGCCATGACTCGACTGGTGTCAGCGTGCCCTTCCTGCGTTCCAAGATTGGCATCGTGTCCCAGGAGCCCATCTTGTTTGACTGCAGCATCGAGGAGAACATCAAGTACGGCGACAACTCGCGGGAAATCAGCATGAATGAGGTCATCTCTGCCGCTAAGAAAGCCCAGCTTCACGACTTTGTCATGTCACTTCCTGAG AAATACGACACGAACGTCGGGGCCCAGGGTTCACAGTTGTCTCGCGGTCAGAAGCAGCGCATCGCCATCGCCAGAGCGATCATACGTGACCCCAAGATCCTGCTCCTGGACGAGGCCACCTCTGCCCTGGACACTGAGAGCGAGAAG ACCGTGCAAGAGGCTCTGGACAAAGCCAGAGAGGGCCGGACGTGCATTGTTATCGCCCATCGCCTGTCTACCATTCAGAACTCAGACATTATCGCCGTCATGTCCAGGGGCTTTGTGATCGAGAAAGGGCCGCACGACCAGCTCATGGCCCTGAAGGGAGCTTACTACAAGCTGGTTACCACGGGAGCACCAATCAGCTAA